The Chanos chanos chromosome 6, fChaCha1.1, whole genome shotgun sequence genome includes a region encoding these proteins:
- the LOC115815620 gene encoding olfactory receptor 52B2-like, producing MDNFSNISSILTLQGFDLPQTSVLPVFLFATLGYMIILFCNTVLLITIILNKSLHQPMYLLLLNLPINDLIGSTALFPQVIKELLLDTRKITFSSCVTQAFFIHIYAVGAVFILTAMAYDRYIAICCPLRYNTVMTNAHIIRIISLLWLSNLLVIGVLFILLLRLPRCRSHMAHTYCDNPSLLQLVCVKTTINNVYGLMSVAVCQVITVGLIAFTYFQILVACLKNKRSDTRRKALQTCATHLIVFLIFECLGLFTVISYRLGELSPQLRKFSGVSALILPPTLNPIIYGLKTKEIRNKAIMLFQQRVSPS from the coding sequence ATGGATAACTTTTCAAACATATCATCTATCCTGACACTTCAAGGATTTGATTTGCCCCAGACCAGTGTATtaccagtttttctttttgccaccCTGGGTTACATGATCATTCTTTTCTGCAACACTGTTTTACTCATTACCATCATCTTAAACAAGAGTCTCCACCAGCCAATGTACCTTCTGCTGTTAAACTTGCCCATTAATGACCTCATTGGCTCCACTGCTCTGTTCCCACAGGTCATCAAGGAGCTTTTGCTAGACACAAGGAAAATAACCTTTTCTTCCTGTGTTACTCAAGcttttttcattcacatctATGCTGTTGGTGCTGTATTCATCTTAACAGCTATGGCTTATGACAGATACATCGCCATATGTTGCCCCCTGCGGTACAACACAGTCATGACTAATGCCCACATTATAAGGATAATTTCTTTGTTGTGGCTATCTAATTTGCTTGTAATAGGTGTGCTATTTATCCTCTTACTCCGTTTGCCTCGGTGTAGATCACATAtggcacacacatactgtgataACCCTTCTCTATTACAACTGGTTTGTGTGAAGACAACTATCAATAATGTCTATGGACTGATGAGTGTAGCTGTGTGCCAGGTTATAACAGTAGGACTAATAGCCTTCACATATTTCCAGATACTTGTTGCTTGTCTGAAAAATAAACGGTCTGACACAAGGAGAAAAGCTTTGCAGACATGTGCTACGCACttaattgtgtttttgatatttgaGTGTTTAGGTCTGTTCACAGTTATATCCTACAGGTTAGGGGAGCTTTCTCCTCAGTTAAGAAAATTTAGTGGTGTTTCTGCCCTCATTCTCCCTCCCACTCTAAATCCTATCATTTATGGACTTAAAACTAAGGAAATCAGAAACAAAGCTATAATGCTTTTTCAACAAAGGGTCTCTCCTTCGTGA